Genomic DNA from Canis aureus isolate CA01 chromosome 32, VMU_Caureus_v.1.0, whole genome shotgun sequence:
TGTTTAGCATctaatttatttctgtacttATTTATGTAATCAGCATTAACTCATAGATCTGTATTTTATTCAACAAGTACAGTATTTTAAGATTCATGACAAATTTTGGCAAATTGTTTCCCACAAGATCATGCAAATGTATATTGTCAGGTAGTCCATCTGTGAGAATCTGTCCAATTCTCTTTGCCTCCAAGGGCAATGactgttttgaaataattattgtattttatgGGGAAAGGGTAGCCAACACCTGCTATCATTTGCATTTCTTGCATTGCCATCAGAGCAGAACCTCTTAACATGCCTTCATAATTCGTTTTTCATCTTCCCAGATTTGTCTGCTTATACTATTTCACATTTTACTCTTACCATCTAAGTGTCTTCTTTATCTACCTTtgtgaattatttattcattgtaggggccacaaagatttttttttaaatatctactcCATTTGACTTGTTGGTTTATGTATTTACCTGAAGTCTGAGCTCTCTTTtacaatgtataaaaaatatCCTGTATCAAGATTCATTCTCCTCATTGGGGAGGTACGGGTATCTCATTCACATGTAGGGTAACAGAACACCCAGGTTCTGGTTCAGTCTTCTGATTCTTAGCCTCCACTTTTCTTTACAGGGAGACTGCTCCAGTTGTTGATTTTCCCTTTTTCACTTGCCATCATTGTCCAGAAGCCACTGCTTCTACGCTAGCCAGAGGAGAGAAGAGCTACGAATATCTACTCTGTGAGGTTCTCTCCAGATGTAGAGGTACTAATGAGACTTTCAAGGATTTTACTGACTCATTAGAATGGCTTTAATTTTTCTAACTTGGCCtccactttttaaagtttatgatATTCATTTGTGCTTCCTTCCCCATTGGTGagttttatattattatgaaaGGAAATGATTGAAAATAACGTCATACTGATATGACAGGGGAAACCAATTTTCACAGCTAGGTATTACGCTCTGTTTTGACATATTATCACACTGTAGGCACACACGGACTAGGTACTTGTACCTATCAGCACAAAACCCTTACTtaagggttgcctgggtggctgagttggttaagtgcctgccttcagctcaggttgtgggcccagagtcctggcatcgaatcctgcatcaggctcactacagggagcctgctgctccctctgcctatgtctctgtctctatctctcaagaataaataaataaaatctaaaagaaaaaaaagacctttaaaaagaaaaagaccacttGAATGTTACAATGAAACTTCTTTCTAAAGTCAGAATACTAAAGATATtaccttgaagaaaaaaagacatgtaatATACCAATTCTTACATTACCTTCCTAATTTCTATGTCTAAAAAGACTGGATAAGAACTTTCTGAGTTGGCTACTGAACATTGCCTATCAAGTACCTTGGAATCAGAGTATTGTTTTAACCACAGCTCGTGGCTAGGTAATAATCTCCACTGAGTAGCAGATACAAAAAGGcctctatgttttatttattatgctAACAAAAAATTCAGTGTAGATATGGATCCTGACTGCTAGACTTATCTTCCTAAGGACTTTACTACATTCTACCTTAAAGGCCCAGTTGTTCAACTGGAATGAACAGCATAGAATTTAGTTCACTCCCAATTAGTGCATAGTGCTACATATGGACAAGTTCCTAATATTCATCTTAATGATCCTGGAAATGTCAGAGAACAGTACTGTTTGAATACTCAAATGAtatgaaagcaaaaacaacagaatttctgtgataatctttaatttttctatataagatggatatgaataaaaataaaatatactacaaagttatAAAGCAATAAATACAACCAAATACTTTTAAACATTCATAAAAGAAACATGCTAATTAAGATTACAGAGTAAATATTTTGCTGCCCTTTTCAATACTTAGAAAGGCTTTAGGAAAGGATTTTGATGACCTagttctctttaaaaagatatcCAAGGAAGTTTAAATTGACATGTTCTTTCTCTTAACATCCCTATAGCAAGCAGAGAAGTTCAACATTACTTCATTAACCTCAGGATTTAATGCCAGCTATATTATTCCAAAAATTGATATAACATCTATATGTTTTTGGCCTCAAAGATTCCAGACGATTGAAACTTATACAATATAGACTTCTAGACACATGCCCTACTCCCTAGTTATACCAGTTATTTGTTACATCCTTTTTTATATACTTCTGCTCAAGTCTGACATGTTCCTTCCTACCTTCTCTCCTGCCTTTATCCTTCAGGATAGAGATCAAATATTCCCTCCTTAAAAACCTCACTAAGGTTTGCCTTACCATCTCCCCTACAACCATGCCTGGTTAGTTATTCTTTCTTAGAGCACTTTGCAACCAGTATCATCCTTATTACACAAAGTTATACATGTTCATCTCCCTCCGGATCTGTACTGTTGAATACAGTAGCCATTAACCACAgatggctattgagcacttgaaaaatgttcattgacagatgaacggataaagaagatgtggtgtgtgtttgtatatacgtgtgtgtgtatataaacacacacataatggtaaatgtaaat
This window encodes:
- the LOC144303181 gene encoding uncharacterized protein LOC144303181 isoform X6 → MASWCCWETAPVVDFPFFTCHHCPEATASTLARGEKSYEYLLCEVLSRCRAFLPMKSLQLQEVKTKRIQYIRER